One Nicotiana tomentosiformis chromosome 1, ASM39032v3, whole genome shotgun sequence genomic window, AGATGTAGAAGAGGAAGAAAAAGacgaacaacaacaacaacaacaatactgcTCGCAATCCTTTGAGGAATTGCGAGTTGTAAAATATAATTATATCAAGAAATCATCTTCTTTTCCTAAATCTTTTCCTCCTCCAATTCCTTCCTTGGCTAGAGGGGACAACAAGCCTTCCCTTCACATGAAATCTCAACGCCAAGATGGTAGATTGATTCTTGAAGCTATATCTATTCCTCCTCGAAATCTTTTTCGTGCCCATCGCCACGATGGTCGCCTTCTTCTCACCTTCATTGATGATAGTACTCCTACTTCATCATCAAACTCGGAGATGGAGGATTATGGGGAAGAATTTGATGATGTGCTCGACGATATTGATGATCAAACATCTCAATTTGATTACAATAGTATTGATTTTCctgaacaagaagaagaagaagaagaagaagaggaggaggaggaggagataGAAAATGAGAATATATTGATGGAGCAAAAGGCAAGATTATCAAGTGGGGTGATAAATATGAAGAATTTAGTAACATGGTCTAACAAGTTTAATAAAGTTATTGTCAACTTAACGGGTTCTGTAGGTTCAACTGAACTGATGGAGAAACTAAGCCAAATAACCACAATTCCGCAATCACTCCCAACTCAGCTAATTCCATCTCCACCACCACTGACCGCGGCCTCGGGTTCGGCAACTTTCAATGCCTATCAGTATTTTTGGAGGAAGAAGCCAACAGTTGTAAGCATTGCCAACAGTCCCATAGTTGCAACAAAATGCAACAACTTTCTTGCAACCAATAGTACTGCTATCAATGCCAAGAGTACAACAAATATAGCAGCATTTGAGCAGCAAGACTTGGTTTTAATGAGAGGGAACAACAAAGCAAATATGAACTATTTGGTACCTTTGCAAAGAGGATGCAAAGAGGCAAAGAGGTCTTTACTAATTTGGGAGCCTTATTGCATTGCCACCTCTTGATGTTCATCATAAAAGTTTAAATTCTTTAATCCAGTCCTAATCCAATTACTAATTAACCATTGAAATAAACATAATTAACTATGTAATAGTATAGTATATGTATTAGTAAGATTGTAATTTTCCTCTTTGAGTCATGACAAGTTTTTACTCTTTTTTGCCAAAAAAAGAGTTCTGTACAACTAAATAACAAAGAGAGAGATCATTGCTATATATACAACCATCAgattttgaattaaaaaaaaaattcccttTTTCGATATAACCATCTGGTATCCGAAATcaattaactaattaactaattcaGGTTCACGTCACATGAAATACTCCTTAGTATCAGGAGTGAAGCTATGTGTGGTCAAGGGTGGTTAACTGAACTTCCTTCACTAAAAATTTATACTGTGTATGAGGTAAAATATTACTCGTTATTGATCATAAAATAGACTTTAAATGCCCTGCAAAGGTATTCAAATTTTGAACACTCGAATTTTTTGGGTTCGCCCTTTTTTTTTAAGTTTAGTTTATTCTGATGATACTAGTACTTAATTATTAGCCAAAAATCTGCTGACCTATCTTTGACTTGGTGGAGTGTCATCTCTTTCTGGCTTGGCATCAAAATGGGAATTCTcccttttatttttcctttttttcttcctttttccaTAAGCTAATTTTGTCAGTCGAAActaaaactggaaaaaaattgaGTGGTATTGCTTTATAGATAGTGGGCAGAGTGGTTTCCCTTTGGGGAGTTTCTATGAACTTAATCGTGAGAATGGTTTGTACCCGTTGAATTCAAAAGCTTTGActcaaattttatatttttattaaataaaaaattatttaatatatataaataatatattcaGAATCTAGCAAGTGAAAGAATTATCGTTCAAAACTCATAAACTAAAAATTTAGATCCTCATTTGTTTCATGCCCAAAACCGCCATCACTCTATTGTTGATGCCAGCCTCCATCATCTAACACAAACTATGCTGTTGGGGATAGTGTGAAATATTATACTAATACTACTACGTACTATATTCCATGCATGAATATTCGGTTCTTAATTTTCGATAAAGGAGTGAAAAGGGAAGATAATGGGGAATATAATTGAGGTTTCTATCCAAAAgaacatttttaaaataaaattaaaaaagcaaaatatttaaataatttagtACAAAAATTTAGGTAAAGCGAGTGAAGAGGATGGTTGGTTCCGGTGACGACGAAGATGGCTCAAGGAACAAGCAAAGCAATCATCTCTGCTTTCATAGGCCTTATGTGGTTGTGAACCTAAATTAGTCAAACCTAAATTCTgctcagaattttatttgaatatttctagaaggtttcggtacta contains:
- the LOC104088221 gene encoding protein FAF-like, chloroplastic, producing the protein MKISTTCISNKKINSSIRMEEETIAPQLSKPPIIPLPKASKVKQGIVSILGSESERGKSSAPSIRRTFSADMSSKQWLAQNGFFSPMKKIASSKDLAVVSATDHKSFDVWSSILSKKKDDDDMSNLETPYIHPLVKRSTSSLSEKSLEICTESLGSETGSDSFSSYAPSEIGDVEEEEKDEQQQQQQYCSQSFEELRVVKYNYIKKSSSFPKSFPPPIPSLARGDNKPSLHMKSQRQDGRLILEAISIPPRNLFRAHRHDGRLLLTFIDDSTPTSSSNSEMEDYGEEFDDVLDDIDDQTSQFDYNSIDFPEQEEEEEEEEEEEEEIENENILMEQKARLSSGVINMKNLVTWSNKFNKVIVNLTGSVGSTELMEKLSQITTIPQSLPTQLIPSPPPLTAASGSATFNAYQYFWRKKPTVVSIANSPIVATKCNNFLATNSTAINAKSTTNIAAFEQQDLVLMRGNNKANMNYLVPLQRGCKEAKRSLLIWEPYCIATS